The following nucleotide sequence is from Nitrospira sp..
CGATTCGCACCCCCAGGGATCGGAATGCGCGCATGGTGTTCAGGCAATCTTCGCCGCGGCAGTACCCACTCACAGTACTCAGCCCTTCGGCCAAGGCGGTGAGTATGATGGCGCGGTGCGTCACGGACTTGTCGCCGGGGATCGTGACCGTCCCCCTCAGCGGGCGGCCCGGCGTGATGGTGAAGGATGCCATAGGGACTATCCCTTCCCTGCAACGCGGGGCGTCAGTTGCTCCCGTTCATGCTTGGCCTGGTCCAATTGTTTTTCGATCCCGGCCGCATCACCGGCTATGATCAGCCGCTTCAATTCGTCCAAGTGTCGCTGGTACGTCTCGATCAAGGAGACCAGGTTGTCGCGGTTCCAGAGGAAAATGTCGCGCCACATCTCCGGCGAGCTGGCGGCGATCCGCGTCGTATCCCGAAGGCCCCCTCCGGAATGACCGGCCAAATCCAGCTCCGGCACCCCGTGGTCGCGCACATCAGCCAATGCCGTCATGAGCGCAAAGGCCGCCACGTGCGGCAGGTGGCTCACGGCACCAAGGATCCTGTCGTGCAGGAACGGATCCATTTCCAACACAATGGAACCGGCCAGTTCCCATATCGCGCGCACGGTCTGAAGCGCCTCGGCATCCGTCTTGGTCGTGGGTGTCAGGATGCAGCGCGCACCGGTAAAGAGGGTTTCGGAACCAGCCGCCACACCGGTCTTTTCTTTCCCGGCGATCGGATGCGCCCCGACGAATCGAACGCCCTGCGGCATCAAGGCTTCGGACCTCGTCACCAACTCGCCCTTCACACTGCCCACATCGCTCACGATCGCGCCGGGCGTCAAGCACCCGGCCCACTCCCGCAGATGCCGTTCATACGTATCCACCGGCGTCGCGAGCAAGACGAAATCCGCCCCCTCCACGCCTTCGCGCGGGTCGGACACGTACCGATCGATGGCCCCGAGTTCCACGGCTGTTTTCAGGTTTTCCACCCGCCGTCCGATGCCCACGATGGAGTCTGCGATCTTCTGCCGGCGAAGAATCATACCGAGTGAGCCGCCGATGAGTCCCACCCCGACGATCGCCACCTGTTTGAAATGCGGTGTCATCATGTCTTCGACCACCCAGCCTCTCGGCTCAGAGCGTCCGCCCCACGGCTTCCGCAATCTTGCGCAAATCCCCCATCAGTTCTTTGAACATAGACGGCCTGATGGATTCCTCACCGTCACAGAGCGCGCATTCCGGATTGGAATGGACTTCGATCAACAGCCCATCGGCACCAGCCGCGATGGCAGCCTTGGACATGGGTGCCACCAAGTCCCACTTGCCCGTGGCATGGCTCGGGTCGACGATGACCGGAAGGTGCGACAGCTCCTTGAGAGTCGGGATGGCGGCCAGATCCAGGGTGTTACGGTATTGGGTTTCGAAGGTCCGGATCCCTCGCTCGCACAACATGACGTTGCGGTTCCCACGCGACATGATGTACTCCGCCGACAACAGAAACTCCTTGATCGTGGCCGACAGGCCGCGTTTCAGCAAAACGGGCTTATCGTACGCCCCGACTTCCTTGAGCAGTTCGAAGTTCTGCATGTTGCGGGCGCCGATCTGAATGATGTCGGCTTTCTCCAGGAACAACTCGATGTCCCTGGTATCCAGGATTTCGCTCACCACAGGCAAACCGGTCTGTTTCTTCGCTTCCACCAGATAGTCCAAGCCTTCCCGCCCCAAACCCTGGAAGGAATAGGGCGAAGTCCGCGGCTTATACGCGCCGCCCCGGAGCACCGTCGCGCCGGCCGACTTCACTTCGTGGGCGATGCCGACCGTCAGTTCCAACCGCTCCACGGCGCAGGGGCCGGCCATGACGACCACCTTCTTGTCACCGATCTTGACCCCGTTCACATCGATGATCGTGTTCTCTTTTTTGAACTCGCGGCTGACCAGCTTCCAGGGGGCCAGAATCGGCAGCACGCTTTCCACGCCGGGAAGGGCCGTCAAAGGCTGATTGTGTAGGATGCGGTCGTCTCCGATGACGCCGATGATGGTCCGTTCCTGGCCGGTCGAAATATGCGATTTCAATCCCAACTCCCGGAGCCGATCGATGATGTGATCGACCTCCCGTTCCGAGGCATCGGGCTTTAAGACAATAATCATGGTTGTCTCTCACTTTCCTTGTCGTAGCGCGCGCGTCACCGTGGCGAGCGCACTCAGGAACAATTCATTTTCCTCGGGGAGCCCAATCGTCACACGCAGCATGCGCCCTTCGATATGCCGCACAATGATGCCTTCCCGTAGCAGCGCGTCGAACACCTGGCGGCCGTCCCCCCCCACATCGAAATAGAGGAAATTGGTCTCGCTCGGGAGCGCCTCATACCCCAGCGCCCGTAAGCCCTCCCGCACCTTGTCCATCTCGGCGTGATTCAACGCCCGACTGGCGCTCACATGCGCCTCATCGTCGAGCGCCGCCAACGCCGCCCGTTGCGCCATGCTGTTGGCGTTGAACGGCGGTCGCAACCGGTTCAAATAGTTCGTGATTTCCGGAGTGGTGAGCCCATACCCGATGCGCAACCCCGCCAGGCCGTAAATTTTGGAAAAGGTCCGCAGCACGATGACGGGGCGACCGGCTCGTACATACCCGATCGTATCCGGGAACTCCGGATGCCGGACATATTCGTAATAGGCCTCATCAAACACCACGACGACATGGTCGGGCACGCGCGCCATGAGCGCGGCGACTTCGGCCTTGGTCGACATGGTGCCGGTGGGATTGTTGGGATTGCACACGAAGAGGAGGCGTGTCCTATCGGTGATCGCCTCGACCATTGCCGGCAAATCGTGGTGCCAGTCGTGCTGCGGCACTTCCACCGCGACGCCATGCGCGGCCGTCACCTCCATCTTGTAGATCACGAAGGTATGTTGCGCCATGACGGCTTCGTCGCCGGGCGACAGAAACGTGCGTGCCAACAGGCCCAGAATTTCATCCGACCCGTTCCCGAGGATCACCTGATCCGGTCCGACCTTCCATCGCTCAGCCAAGGCCCCGCGCAAACGAAAGGCCCCGCCGTCCGGATACCGATGGAGCGTCGACGCCGTCTCCCCCAGTACCGACAAGGCCTTGGGCGAGGGTCCGATCGGATTTTCGTTCGAGGCGAGCTTGATCGCACGAGGTAGCCCCAACTCACGCTGCAGTTCTTCGATGGGCTTGCCGGGAACGTACGGAACGAGGGCCGCGATATCAGGATGCACCTTCAGTGGCATGGCGTGACTCAATCCTTACGAGTAGGCGGGATAGGAGCCGAGGATCTTCATGAAGAGACAACGGCTCTTGACCTCTTCCGCCGCTTTCTTCACTCGCTCCTCATCGATATGTCCCTCGATGTCGACAAAGAAAATATATTCCCAGGCCTTGCGTCGGGACGGGCGCGACTCGATTTTGGTCATGTTCAAGCCGTGGGATGCGAAGGGCCGCAACAGGTCATACAAGGCGCCGACCTTGTCCTTGATCGACAACATCAGGGAGGTCTTGTCACGCCCGGTCCGCTCGGGCGCTTTTTGCGACAAGACCAGGAAGCGAGTGAAGTTATTGATGTTGTCCTCGATCCTGGCCGTCACCACCTTGAGACCGTACAACTGCGAGGCCAGTTCGGACGCAATGGCGGCGGCCGACGGATCATCGACACAGAGTTCGGCCGCGCGCGCGGTACTGGCGACTTCGGAAACCGGCACATGCGGAAGATTCGTCTCCAGCCAGTTGCGGCATTGCGCGATGGCATGGGGATGGGAGTAGATCCGGTTGATGTCCCCGACCGCGCCGCTCTTGGACATGAGATGGTGCGCGACCTCCTGGAGCACTTCTCCATAAATCAACAGGCTGGAGTCGATGAACATGTCCAGGGTATGGTTCACCACTCCCTCGGTCGTGTTCTCAATCGGCACCACGCCGAAATGCGCGCGCCCTCGCTCGACCTCACTGAACACATCCTTGATACTGTTGACGGGAATGTACTGGGCGGAAGAGCCGAACTTCTGCATGCAGGCCATGTGTGTGAACGTCGCTCGAGGTCCGAGGTAGGCCACTTTCTGCGGCCCCTCCAACGACAGGGAGGCCGACATGATCTCCCGATACACGGCCCGAATGGCTTCCGTCGGAAACGGACCGGTATTCTGCTTGCTCAGCCGGTCAAAAATCGCTGCTTCACGGGCCGGCGTGTGTAGATGGGCGTCGGCGTCTTTGAGCTTCTTCAAACGACCGATTTCGATGACGGATTTCGACCGCTCATTGAGCAGACGCAAAATCTGGTCGTCGATGCGATCGATTTCTTGGCGATAGCCTTGTAGGTCGTCCGACATGACGGGGGGATGTCCTCCTCGCGGAGCCTGCTAGTAAATCAGGAAGTCCGTGATAACAGGCTCGGGCTTGTCTCGAGAACTTGGCCAAGTGGGTATCCTACAGGACCCAACAAGGCCATTGCAAGGATAGGCGTGAGGATTCAACGAGTTGCAGTCGATCCGGCCTCGTCGGAAAACGACAGCAGATCCTGCCGCTTCTTGAAGTGCTCGAAGGCCTGTCTCGTGGCTTGGCGCCCGCGGCCGGTACGTTCGAGCAATCCGGCCTGGATGAGGTAAGGCTCGTAGACATCCTCCAGAGTCCCCTTGTCTTCTTGCACCGCCGCCGCCAGGGATTCGACGCCCACCGGCCCCCCGTTGAACTTCTCGATCACGGTCAACAGAATCTTCCGGTCCATCTCGTCCAGACCCGCAACATCCACGGCAAGCCAGAGCAGGGCCTCCTCGGCAACCTGCTTGGTGATTCGCCCCTCCGCCTTAATTTCCGCGTAATCACGAATGCGCTTGATGAGTCGGTTGACGATGCGCGGGGTTCCGCGGGCCCGCCCGGCAATTTCCGCAGCTCCGGCCTCATCGATCGGCACCTGCAGGAGATTGGCCGACCGTAGGACGATCGTCGTGAGGTCCTCCGGCGAGTAGAACTCCAGTCGATGCACCAATCCGAAGCGATCACGCAGCGGCGAGGTCAGGGCGCCCGCGCGCGTGGTGGCCCCGACCAGCGTAAACCGGGGCAGGTCCAACTTGATCGTTCTCGTCGATGCACCCTGCCCGACAACCAAATCGAGCTGGTAGTCTTCCATCGCGGGGTAGAGGGCCTCTTCCACGGAGGCCGGCAGCCGGTGGATTTCGTCGATGAAGAGGACGTCTCCCTCCTGCAGGTTGGTCAGAATTGCGGCCAAGTCGCCGGCATGGTTCAACACCAGGCCGGAGGTCGACCGGATAGCCGATCCCATTTCGCGCGCGATGATATGAGCGATCGTGGTCTTGCCTAAGCCGGGCGGGCCGTAAAAGATCGCGTGGTCGAGCGCTTCCCCGCGGCGCTTGGCTGCTTCGATACAGACGGCCAACGCATCCTTCATGCGGGACTGGCCGACATAGTCTTGCAGAGATTGCGGACGCAGCGCGGCCTCGATGCCCCGCTCGTCTTCGCTCACGCGATTGGTCATGGTACGATCCGACATCCTGTCTCCCGATGGTTAGTTGCCGCCGGCTTCGTGGGACTCCGGCGTCGGCCTAAACTTCGGCAGGGGCGGCGTAGCCCCTTGACCTGGTGCGGCAGTCGCCCCGCAATCCGGAGGACAGCGCACTCCGCCTTGATTGGGATCCGGCAGGGTCGTCCCCATCTGTTGCAGTTGGCACTGCGAGACCAGCCCCCCGTCCAGGTTGCCGCAACGCGCCGGCACATTCGACCGCCCGATCTCGGCATAACCATCCGGGCAGGGACCACAGACCGACAGCATGTTCGCACCCAAGGGGACACATTGCACGAGGGTGGGCTCTCCATCCTTGCAGAGATCCGGCGCTTCAGTCACTCCAGTGGTGGCATAGCCCTCCGGACAACGGCCACAGGTTTTACGGATACTTTTGGTTTCCTCAGCTGCCTCGACCGCAGGGAGCATGGTTATCAGTCCCAGGCCTGCCATGCAGACTCCTACGATCAGGCCGATGCCCCTTCCCACCCGTTGCCGTCGGTGCAATCGCTCCATGCTCCTCACCCCTTCGCCAAATCTTTCAGCGCTTCACGAATGATCCCCTTTAAGCCCTGCGCAGGCACATCGGCCTCAGCCTGCCGTTTGAGCGCCTCCTTCACGTCCGATGCTCGATAGCCCAGATTCACCAGGGCCGAGAGTGCATCCTCGTAAAGGGGATCGGCTCCTACGTCCCCCCCTCCTTTCACGCCCGTTCCACCTGTATCGAGTCCCGACACCTTATCTTTGAGCTCCAACGCAATCCGCGCGGCGGACTTTTTCCCGATGCCCGACACCGTCCCGAGCTTGTCTGTATCTCCGGTCTGGATCGCCCGATACAACTCTGGCACCGAGAGCGTGGAGAGGACGCTCAGCCCCAATTTCGGCCCGATCCCCGAGATACCCGTCAGAAGCAGAAACGCTTCTTTCTCCGCTGCGGTGAGGAAACCATAGAGCTGAATGGCGTCTTCTCGGACGTGGGTATGGATGCTCAGAGTAACGACCTCGCGCTGCTCCGGCAAGGCATAATAGGTACTGAGGGGAATTAGAACTTCGTACCCGACGCCGTGAACGTCGAGGGTGACATGGGAGGGAGACTTAACAATCGGGAGGCCCGTCAATAGGGCGATCATGCAACCAGCAGTCGGACGCTCCTCCTGCCCTAAGCGGTGGCGGCGGCGACTTTCTCCATCACCTCGTCCGAGATGTCGAAATTCGCGTAGACCTTCTGAACGTCGTCGTGCTCGTCCAGGATTTCCATGAGTTTTAACATCTGCTCCGCGGCCTTTTCTTCCAAGGCGATCGTATTTTGCGGAATAAAGTTCAATTCGGCGAGCGTGCACTCGATCTTGGCATCACTGAGCGCCTTCTTGACGGCTTCGAAGTCTTGCGGGCTGGTTTGAATTTCAAACGCCTTCTCGGTGACCTTCACGTCTTCCGCACCGGCGTCCAACGCAAGGGTCAGCAAGGCGTCTTCTTCCACCTTGCCCTTATCCACCACCAAGACACCTTTCTTGTGGAACTGCCAGGACACGGCCCCGGCCTCCGCCATGTTGCCGCCGTTCTTGGTGAGCAAGCTGCGGATCTCGGCGACCGTACGGTTCCGGTTGTCGGACGTAATTTCCAGCAACAGCGCCGTGCCCCCGGGCCCATACCCTTCGAGGGCAAATTCTTCATAGGTCACGCCGGGCAATTCACCGGTCCCGCGCTGAATGGCCTTTTTCATGGTGTCGCCGGGCATGTTGGCTTCTTTCGCCTTGGCGATAGCCAACCGTAGCCGAGGATTTCCGTCAGGATCGCCGCCGGACCGCGCTGCAATCGTCAGCTCACGGATAATGCGGGTGAAGATTTTCCCACGCTTGGCATCCTGAGCCGACTTATGCCGTTTGATTGTTGCCCAATGGCTATGGCCACCCATGGCGACTCCTCTATAAAACCCGGTTCTGAATGAGGCATGAGATCGGTAGCTGATGCCCTGAAGCGGTAGAGCTAACACAGTCCGTACAGGGGTGTCAACGCAAGGGCGACTGGACCCGAGTGGGCTTCTCCGACCGCCACAGCTATTCCGAATAGACCAGCAATTGCAGGCCGATCACGAGGACCAGCCCCGCCCAGGCCAGATCCCAATAGAAACGACCGATGAGAAGGCGGGCCCCACCCCAGCCGGAGAGCAGTTTGAGCGCGCCGGCCGTAATGGCCAAGGTGCCCATGATGGCATGGTCCACGGCAATCTTGTGGGCGGAGGGGTGGTCGCCATGCGAATGGAGAAACAACATTAAGCCGCCCACGATCGCGAACAGCGGCAGCGGAACAGCCCATGTCGAGCGAGTGACGAGACCGAGCCGTCGACACCATTCGATGGCTCCAATCCCTAGGGCCAGGATGCCGTAGGTCTTGTGCTGAAGAATCTCGGGATCGTGACCGAAGAAGGTCTGCACAAAGGAGAGGGACCCGATCGGCCAGGCGTCATGGTCGCTCCAGATGAGGAGGAAGCAGCCGCCCAACATGAGCGCACCGGGCAAGAGGAAGCGCGTCCACACCAAGGCCGACCAACCTATCGCTTCGCGCGCCTCGCTGAATCCTACCAACAAGAGAAACAAGCCCGCCAAGTGATGATTGAATTCCGAATAGGCGATGCCTTCTGCGGAGCCTTCCCACGCAACCGCGCCATCGGCCTGGCCATGGACATGCTCGACGGAGGAGCCGGTGTGGTTATGTTCGGCATGTTGCCCGCCGGCGGACGACGCCCCACACAGGGCCATGGCCAGACAGACCAGGAGCGCGAGCCGAAGGGGCGAGCCCGGAAACCTCAGACGAGACAGCAGTCGAGAGGGGAACGCTGGCAGAAAAGGAACAGCCCATCCGTTTCGTCGGATGGGCCCCAGACTCATCTCACGCATGCAGTGGCGGTTACATGAATTTCATGAACTTTTCTTTGGCCTCGTCCATGACCTGGGCGGTGATCTCGGTCAACCCACGCTCCTTGGCAATGCGTTCGATCTCGCGACGGGCCATCGGGCGAATGAAGTCCGGAATATTGTCCATCCGCTGTTCGGCGTCCTTGGTCCAGGCCAAGCCGTTGGGCGAATCGTTCTTGGAGTCGTCCATGACCTGCAGCGTAATGTTCTGATACCCCTGTTTGCGGGCATAGGCCTCGACGCTGCTTTGCACCATCGGCTTCACGAACGAAGGCAGACGCTCCAGTTTTTCCTTCGCGTCCGGCGTCCAGGTAAATTCGCTCGTGCCGTTTCCGTTTTGCGGCTTGCCGCCGGAGGTGAGCCCCATCTCGGCCACCATCGCCGAGAATGGACACCCGCCCGAAGCCTTCTCTCCACCGGCCGGCGCCTCAGCCTTGGCCGATGCGGCGGCGGGTTGTCCGGCCTGAATTTTCTCGTTGAGGTACGCGGCCATCTGTCCGGCACCGGCCTGCGCCTCGGCCTTGAGGGTCCCGCGCGTCATTTCAAAGGGCTCGGCCGTTTCCGTTCGCCCCCCCAACTTCACGCCGAGCGACGCCACCATCTGAGTTTCTCCGGGGTTCGTCACCATGGAAAACTTGGCGTTGCACGACGGGCAGCCAAAGAAGACACCGAGGGAGCCTTCACCAGGCTTTTCGACCTTTTGAAACGTCATGTAGGTCTCGCAGTTCAGGCAAACGAACTTCATAAATTCCCCCCTCCGGGTCGGTGGACTTACAGTTTTTCCGCCAGGACTTTCTTGTAATCGAGCAAGGCTTGGATGCGGCCGACGATGTCCTGATATTTCTGGATCGTCGGATAATTGGGATCGAGCAGCGGGTCCCCCTTGTCGAAGGTTTTGGCAAACGTGCGATCGAAGGGAATGCGTCCGAGCAGCGGCAGGTCCAAAACCTCGCACATCGCCTCGGTGTTACCCTCGAACAACTCGTTCTCGGCCCCGCAGGACGGGCAGCGGTATTCGCTCATATTTTCGACGATGC
It contains:
- a CDS encoding YebC/PmpR family DNA-binding transcriptional regulator codes for the protein MGGHSHWATIKRHKSAQDAKRGKIFTRIIRELTIAARSGGDPDGNPRLRLAIAKAKEANMPGDTMKKAIQRGTGELPGVTYEEFALEGYGPGGTALLLEITSDNRNRTVAEIRSLLTKNGGNMAEAGAVSWQFHKKGVLVVDKGKVEEDALLTLALDAGAEDVKVTEKAFEIQTSPQDFEAVKKALSDAKIECTLAELNFIPQNTIALEEKAAEQMLKLMEILDEHDDVQKVYANFDISDEVMEKVAAATA
- the ruvB gene encoding Holliday junction branch migration DNA helicase RuvB, yielding MSDRTMTNRVSEDERGIEAALRPQSLQDYVGQSRMKDALAVCIEAAKRRGEALDHAIFYGPPGLGKTTIAHIIAREMGSAIRSTSGLVLNHAGDLAAILTNLQEGDVLFIDEIHRLPASVEEALYPAMEDYQLDLVVGQGASTRTIKLDLPRFTLVGATTRAGALTSPLRDRFGLVHRLEFYSPEDLTTIVLRSANLLQVPIDEAGAAEIAGRARGTPRIVNRLIKRIRDYAEIKAEGRITKQVAEEALLWLAVDVAGLDEMDRKILLTVIEKFNGGPVGVESLAAAVQEDKGTLEDVYEPYLIQAGLLERTGRGRQATRQAFEHFKKRQDLLSFSDEAGSTATR
- the aroF gene encoding 3-deoxy-7-phosphoheptulonate synthase, producing the protein MIIVLKPDASEREVDHIIDRLRELGLKSHISTGQERTIIGVIGDDRILHNQPLTALPGVESVLPILAPWKLVSREFKKENTIIDVNGVKIGDKKVVVMAGPCAVERLELTVGIAHEVKSAGATVLRGGAYKPRTSPYSFQGLGREGLDYLVEAKKQTGLPVVSEILDTRDIELFLEKADIIQIGARNMQNFELLKEVGAYDKPVLLKRGLSATIKEFLLSAEYIMSRGNRNVMLCERGIRTFETQYRNTLDLAAIPTLKELSHLPVIVDPSHATGKWDLVAPMSKAAIAAGADGLLIEVHSNPECALCDGEESIRPSMFKELMGDLRKIAEAVGRTL
- a CDS encoding prephenate dehydrogenase/arogenate dehydrogenase family protein — protein: MTPHFKQVAIVGVGLIGGSLGMILRRQKIADSIVGIGRRVENLKTAVELGAIDRYVSDPREGVEGADFVLLATPVDTYERHLREWAGCLTPGAIVSDVGSVKGELVTRSEALMPQGVRFVGAHPIAGKEKTGVAAGSETLFTGARCILTPTTKTDAEALQTVRAIWELAGSIVLEMDPFLHDRILGAVSHLPHVAAFALMTALADVRDHGVPELDLAGHSGGGLRDTTRIAASSPEMWRDIFLWNRDNLVSLIETYQRHLDELKRLIIAGDAAGIEKQLDQAKHEREQLTPRVAGKG
- a CDS encoding PCP reductase family protein — translated: MKFVCLNCETYMTFQKVEKPGEGSLGVFFGCPSCNAKFSMVTNPGETQMVASLGVKLGGRTETAEPFEMTRGTLKAEAQAGAGQMAAYLNEKIQAGQPAAASAKAEAPAGGEKASGGCPFSAMVAEMGLTSGGKPQNGNGTSEFTWTPDAKEKLERLPSFVKPMVQSSVEAYARKQGYQNITLQVMDDSKNDSPNGLAWTKDAEQRMDNIPDFIRPMARREIERIAKERGLTEITAQVMDEAKEKFMKFM
- the ruvA gene encoding Holliday junction branch migration protein RuvA, with the translated sequence MIALLTGLPIVKSPSHVTLDVHGVGYEVLIPLSTYYALPEQREVVTLSIHTHVREDAIQLYGFLTAAEKEAFLLLTGISGIGPKLGLSVLSTLSVPELYRAIQTGDTDKLGTVSGIGKKSAARIALELKDKVSGLDTGGTGVKGGGDVGADPLYEDALSALVNLGYRASDVKEALKRQAEADVPAQGLKGIIREALKDLAKG
- the pheA gene encoding prephenate dehydratase — protein: MSDDLQGYRQEIDRIDDQILRLLNERSKSVIEIGRLKKLKDADAHLHTPAREAAIFDRLSKQNTGPFPTEAIRAVYREIMSASLSLEGPQKVAYLGPRATFTHMACMQKFGSSAQYIPVNSIKDVFSEVERGRAHFGVVPIENTTEGVVNHTLDMFIDSSLLIYGEVLQEVAHHLMSKSGAVGDINRIYSHPHAIAQCRNWLETNLPHVPVSEVASTARAAELCVDDPSAAAIASELASQLYGLKVVTARIEDNINNFTRFLVLSQKAPERTGRDKTSLMLSIKDKVGALYDLLRPFASHGLNMTKIESRPSRRKAWEYIFFVDIEGHIDEERVKKAAEEVKSRCLFMKILGSYPAYS
- a CDS encoding histidinol-phosphate transaminase encodes the protein MPLKVHPDIAALVPYVPGKPIEELQRELGLPRAIKLASNENPIGPSPKALSVLGETASTLHRYPDGGAFRLRGALAERWKVGPDQVILGNGSDEILGLLARTFLSPGDEAVMAQHTFVIYKMEVTAAHGVAVEVPQHDWHHDLPAMVEAITDRTRLLFVCNPNNPTGTMSTKAEVAALMARVPDHVVVVFDEAYYEYVRHPEFPDTIGYVRAGRPVIVLRTFSKIYGLAGLRIGYGLTTPEITNYLNRLRPPFNANSMAQRAALAALDDEAHVSASRALNHAEMDKVREGLRALGYEALPSETNFLYFDVGGDGRQVFDALLREGIIVRHIEGRMLRVTIGLPEENELFLSALATVTRALRQGK